Proteins encoded together in one Benincasa hispida cultivar B227 chromosome 1, ASM972705v1, whole genome shotgun sequence window:
- the LOC120086184 gene encoding glutamate receptor 2.7-like: MESHTVFSTFIFFLSLCFGLRAFSAMADDEAVTVKVGVVLNSDSSIGKMGFSCMEMALSDFYGFHRNYKTRLALFPKNSMEDVIEATAAAMELIKKEEVEAIVGPQDSIQAAFMADLGKKSQVPIISFSATTPSLNFHWNPYFFRATQIDSSQAKPIAAIFEAFEWRQAVLIHSDDEYGEGFLSSMRDALREINTRVAYETAIPQSAFDDRIAKELYKLMTMQTRVFVVHMSPELGSRVFAMAKEIGMMESGYAWIITDGMSNFLSRIDDSSMEAMSGALGVRTYIPRTEKLEGFQMRWRKKFEKEFSELNIFGLRAYDATVALAKAVEKVGTTEFIFEKSNVSGKSTDLDNLGVSRNGPMLSEALSKTHFKGLAGDFRMVEGKLKSSTYEIININHEKNITVVGYWTPENGLSQTLDSTKMSSNTSVSNLSRIIWPGDDPNTFSFPKGWEIPTNEKKLRIGIPVKSGVSKFVREIRDPVTGRPKRTGYSIDIFEAVIDTMPYAVSYEYIQFADAEGAMAGSYEDLVKQVYFGVYDAVVGDLSIRESRSLYVDFTLPYSESSVSMVVLFRDNKNKKAWLFLKPLTLNLWLTSAFFFAFIGLVIWILEHRINEDFRGPPSHEIGTSFWFSFSTMVYAQREKVESNLARFVVVVWLFVVLILTQSYTASLTSLLTVQKLEPTFTDMNQLKEQKVNVGYPNGSFVQALLIAEGFDPSKLVIYNNMAHCGSLFLNGTITAAFDEIPYLKVLTTTYCTNCTIVGPTMKSNGFGYVFPKGSQLGRDVSKGILNIMESGVLQEIENKWFKGNISNPDPNSLISTTLGLESFWGLFLVTGAVSSSALIVALASFLHEHKHVLKLSTLSMWKRFLLLLKIFNEKDLTSPALRKNRQDENPEVKDVRFEPHPSPSCDSSYRNGGLSPCNFDDFHSDQSATPQPSPSR; the protein is encoded by the exons ATGGAAAGCCACACCGTCTTCTCaaccttcatcttcttcctctcacTCTGTTTTGGGCTTCGAGCTTTCTCTGCCATGGCGGATGACGAGGCAGTTACAGTGAAGGTCGGGGTCGTTCTTAACTCCGATTCTTCGATTGGGAAAATGGGGTTTAGTTGTATGGAAATGGCTCTCTCTGATTTCTATGGATTTCATAGAAATTACAAGACCCGATTGGCCCTGTTCCCGAAAAATTCCATGGAAGACGTTATTGAAGCTACTGCTGCAG CTATGGAGTTAATCAAGAAGGAAGAAGTGGAAGCCATTGTTGGGCCACAGGATTCAATCCAAGCAGCTTTCATGGCTGATCTTGGGAAAAAATCTCAGGTACCCATAATTTCATTCTCTGCTACAACCccatctctaaattttcattGGAACCCTTACTTTTTCCGAGCGACCCAAATCGATTCATCCCAAGCAAAACCCATTGCCGCCATTTTTGAAGCCTTTGAGTGGAGACAGGCGGTGCTCATTCACTCTGACGATGAATATGGGGAAGGGTTTTTGTCGTCCATGAGAGACGCTCTGAGAGAGATTAACACTCGAGTGGCTTACGAGACTGCGATTCCTCAATCTGCCTTTGATGATAGAATCGCTAAAGAGCTTTACAAATTGATGACTATGCAAACGAGGGTTTTCGTTGTTCATATGTCACCGGAGCTTGGTTCGCGTGTTTTCGCCATGGCTAAGGAGATTGGGATGATGGAGTCAGGTTATGCTTGGATTATAACTGATGGGATGAGTAATTTTCTCTCTCGGATTGATGATTCCTCCATGGAAGCCATGAGTGGAGCTTTAGGTGTGAGGACTTACATTCCCAGAACGGAAAAACTTGAAGGTTTTCAGATGCGATGgagaaagaaatttgaaaaagaattttcCGAACTGAATATATTTGGGTTACGAGCTTATGATGCTACTGTTGCTCTAGCTAAGGCTGTGGAGAAAGTTGGAACCACAGAGTTCATCTTTGAGAAGTCAAATGTTTCTGGCAAATCTACAGATCTTGACAATCTTGGGGTCTCTCGAAATGGTCCAATGTTATCTGAGGCATTGTCTAAAACACATTTCAAAGGGCTTGCAGGAGACTTCAGAATGGTTGAAGGGAAATTGAAATCATCAACTTATGAGATCATAAATATCAATCATGAAAAGAATATTACAGTGGTTGGATACTGGACGCCAGAAAATGGACTGTCACAAACCTTAGACTCCACGAAGATGAGTTCAAACACTTCTGTTTCTAATCTTAGCCGTATCATATGGCCAGGGGATGATCCCAATACTTTCAGTTTCCCAAAAGGTTGGGAGATTCCAACAAATGAAAAGAAGCTGAGAATAGGAATTCCAGTCAAATCTGGAGTCAGTAAGTTTGTTAGAGAGATAAGGGACCCAGTGACTGGCAGGCCAAAGAGAACAGGGTACAGCATCGATATCTTTGAAGCTGTGATCGACACAATGCCGTATGCTGTTTCATACGAATACATTCAGTTTGCAGATGCTGAAGGAGCAATGGCTGGTAGCTATGAGGACTTGGTCAAGCAAGTATACTTTGGG GTATATGATGCAGTCGTGGGAGATTTATCCATTAGAGAAAGCAGGTCCCTATATGTGGACTTCACATTGCCATACTCTGAATCTAGTGTATCTATGGTTGTGCTATTTCGAGATAACAAGAACAAAAAAGCTTGGCTTTTCTTGAAGCCTTTAACGTTGAACCTTTGGTTGACGAGTGCTTTCTTTTTTGCCTTTATTGGATTGGTCATCTGGATTCTCGAGCACAGAATCAATGAAGATTTCAGAGGCCCTCCCTCACACGAAATTGGGACAAGCTTTTGGTTTTCTTTCTCAACTATGGTTTATGCTCAAA GGGAGAAGGTGGAAAGCAACTTGGCTCGATTTGTGGTAGTAGTATGGCTGTTTGTGGTGCTCATATTGACTCAAAGTTACACAGCCAGTCTCACATCGCTACTAACAGTTCAAAAACTTGAGCCAACTTTCACTGATATGAACCAGCTGAAAGAGCAGAAGGTGAATGTTGGATACCCAAATGGTTCTTTTGTTCAAGCATTGCTGATAGCTGAAGGTTTTGATCCATCCAAGCTTGTAATTTATAACAATATGGCACATTGTGGTTCATTGTTCTTAAATGGGACCATAACTGCTGCCTTTGATGAAATCCCTTATCTCAAGGTTCTTACAACAACATattgcaccaattgcactatcGTCGGTCCCACGATGAAATCCAATGGCTTTGGCTAT GTTTTCCCCAAGGGGTCTCAACTCGGGCGTGATGTTTCGAAGGGAATACTTAATATAATGGAGAGTGGAGTTCTGCAAGAGATTGAAAACAAATGGTTTAAAGGCAACATCAGCAACCCTGACCCCAATAGCTTGATTTCCACCACACTTGGGCTTGAAAGCTTTTGGGGTTTGTTTCTTGTTACTGGAGCTGTATCTTCATCCGCTCTCATTGTAGCTCTGGCCAGTTTTCTCCATGAACACAAACACGTCTTGAAACTTTCCACTCTCTCAATGTGGAAaaggtttcttcttcttttgaaaattttcaatgagAAAGACTTAACTTCACCGGCATTGAGAAAGAATCGTCAAGACGAAAACCCAGAAGTTAAAGATGTCAGATTCGAACCCCATCCCAGCCCATCCTGTGATTCAAGCTACAGAAATGGAGGACTTTCACCCTGTAACTTTGATGATTTTCATAGTGATCAGAGTGCAACTCCTCAGCCATCACCAAGCAGGTAA